AAGATCGTCCAAAAAGTATCATTGAAATTATGCACAACCAAATACTATTAGAACAACCTCAAAGTAAAGAAACATTTATAAATGATATCCAGAAAGTAAGTCGAGAAGATATTAAATCGGTTGCAAAGCAAGCTTATTTAGATACGATTTATGTATTAACAAAAGGAGGGGGTAAATAATGAAAGAACGCTATTATGAATTAATAGATGAAAGAGTTTTTGAAAAAGAGTTAGATAATGGCTTACGTCTATTTGTTATCCCTAAGCCTGGTTTTCAAAAGACATTTGTAACTTATACAACTCAGTTTGGTTCTTTAGATAATAAATTTAAACCTTTTGGACAAGATGAATTTGTTACTGTACCTGATGGCGTAGCACATTTTTTAGAACATAAACTATTTGAAAAAGAGGAAGAAGATCTGTTTACTGCATTTGCAGAAGAAAATGCACAGGCAAATGCATTTACAAGCTTTGATCGTACAAGTTATTTATTCAGTGCAACAGATAATGTTGAAAGTAATATTAAACGTTTATTGACGATGGTTGAAACACCATATTTTACAAAAGAAACTGTTGATAAAGAGAAAGGAATTATCGCAGAAGAAATTAAGATGTATCAAGAACAACCTGGATATAAATTGATGTTTAATACTTTACGTGCTATGTATCAACAACATCCTATACGTGTTGACATTGCCGGAAGTGTTGAAAGTATTTATGAAATAACTAAAGACGATTTATATCTATGTTACGATACGTTTTATCATCCTTCAAATATGGTTTTATTCGTAGTTGGAGATGTAAATCCTGATTACATATGCCAAATTGTTGAAAATCATGAAAATGCTCGCAATAAAGACAATCAACCTAAAATTGAAAGAGGTATTGTTGATGAGCCTAATGAAGTGAAAGAAGCTTTTGTATCTGAAGAGATGAAAATTCAGTCGCCACGTTTAATGCTTGGATTTAAAAATAAACCGTTGCAAGAAAAACCTGAAAAATATGTTCAACGTGATTTGGAAATGTCATTGTTCTTTGAATTAATATTTGGAGAAGAGACAGATTTTTATCAACATTTGTTGAATGAAGGACTTATCGACGATACGTTTGGTTATCAATTTGTGCTAGAACCAACGTATAGTTTTTCAATTGTGACTAGTGCTACTGAACAACCAGATAAATTAAAAGAATTATTGATGAATGAATTGAGAGATAAAAAAGGTAATTTCCAAGATGCTCAAGCGTTTGAACTCTTGAAAAAGCAGTTTATCGGTGAATTTATTTCAAGCTTAAATTCGCCTGAATATATCGCAAATCAGTATACAAAGTTGTATTTTGAAGGTGTAAGCGTATTTGACATGCTAGATATTGTTGAAAATATAACATTAGATAGTATTAATGAAACGTCATCGTTGTACTTAAATTTAGAACAACAGGTTGATAGTCGTTTGGAGATTAAAAAATAATGAAAGCATTGGTATTAGGTGGTTCTGGTTCCATTGGTTCTGAGATTGTACAGCGATTATTAACAGATGGTTATGAAGTGTATATACATTATTATCGTGCCGATATAAATGAATTATCAATTAAATTCAAAGATGACAAAGTACACTTTATAAAAGCAGATTTATCTAAAACGATTGATATTGAAAATACGTTTGGTGATATTAAATCATTAGATTGTTTAATTTATGCGAGTGGTCAATCACTATATGGCGTTTTGCAAGATATGTCAGATCACGATATAGATGTTTGTTACCAGTTAAATGTCTTGCAATTAATTAGGTTGTGTCGTTATTTTGTAG
This is a stretch of genomic DNA from Staphylococcus roterodami. It encodes these proteins:
- a CDS encoding insulinase family protein; translation: MKERYYELIDERVFEKELDNGLRLFVIPKPGFQKTFVTYTTQFGSLDNKFKPFGQDEFVTVPDGVAHFLEHKLFEKEEEDLFTAFAEENAQANAFTSFDRTSYLFSATDNVESNIKRLLTMVETPYFTKETVDKEKGIIAEEIKMYQEQPGYKLMFNTLRAMYQQHPIRVDIAGSVESIYEITKDDLYLCYDTFYHPSNMVLFVVGDVNPDYICQIVENHENARNKDNQPKIERGIVDEPNEVKEAFVSEEMKIQSPRLMLGFKNKPLQEKPEKYVQRDLEMSLFFELIFGEETDFYQHLLNEGLIDDTFGYQFVLEPTYSFSIVTSATEQPDKLKELLMNELRDKKGNFQDAQAFELLKKQFIGEFISSLNSPEYIANQYTKLYFEGVSVFDMLDIVENITLDSINETSSLYLNLEQQVDSRLEIKK